In the genome of Christensenella timonensis, one region contains:
- a CDS encoding NTP transferase domain-containing protein codes for MNLTRNQFDLLTCLEKNGALTQRELAKQLNKALGTVNKGMAELLQLGFLKDGTITKKGLQALEPYRVKRAVFIAAGFGSRMVPITLNTPKPLVRVHGMRLIDTLLDAVLAAGIEEVYVVRGYLAEQFDQLLYKYPNIRFIENPVYNEANNLSSVMYARGLLGNAYVLEADLLLYHPQIITKYQYCSNYLGVPVKETDDWCFYSANHKYITKMSVGGTDCYHMFGISYWTQEDGARLSECVKNVYESPGGKERYWDQVPLEYHLKDFNVEIRECSFDDIIEIDTYNELKKLDPTYGEV; via the coding sequence ATGAATTTAACGAGGAATCAATTCGATCTTTTGACTTGCTTGGAAAAGAACGGGGCGCTGACGCAGCGCGAACTTGCAAAGCAGCTGAATAAGGCGCTGGGAACCGTCAACAAAGGCATGGCGGAGCTTTTGCAGCTTGGCTTTTTAAAGGATGGCACGATCACGAAAAAGGGGCTGCAGGCCTTGGAGCCTTACCGGGTAAAAAGGGCTGTTTTTATCGCCGCGGGGTTTGGATCGCGCATGGTACCGATCACGCTCAACACCCCCAAACCGCTTGTGCGGGTACATGGCATGAGGCTCATCGATACGCTGCTGGATGCCGTCCTTGCGGCTGGCATCGAGGAAGTGTATGTGGTGCGCGGTTACCTGGCGGAGCAGTTCGACCAGCTCCTGTATAAATACCCGAATATCCGCTTTATTGAAAACCCGGTATACAACGAGGCCAATAATTTATCATCCGTTATGTATGCGCGCGGGCTGCTGGGAAACGCCTATGTGCTGGAAGCAGACCTGCTGCTTTACCATCCGCAGATCATTACCAAATACCAGTATTGCTCCAACTATTTGGGCGTGCCCGTCAAAGAAACGGACGACTGGTGTTTTTACAGTGCAAACCATAAATATATCACGAAAATGAGCGTCGGCGGTACGGACTGTTACCATATGTTCGGGATATCCTATTGGACGCAGGAAGATGGCGCGCGCCTTTCCGAATGTGTAAAAAACGTATACGAAAGCCCGGGCGGCAAAGAGCGCTACTGGGACCAGGTTCCGCTCGAATATCATTTAAAGGATTTCAACGTGGAGATCCGGGAATGCAGTTTTGACGATATTATAGAAATCGATACCTATAACGAGCTGAAAAAGCTCGACCCCACTTACGGCGAGGTTTGA
- a CDS encoding ABC transporter ATP-binding protein — protein MKTTNKKQDAANNKAKNFGGTVKRLLGFFAPYKKQLVAVLVFALLGTLFLIIGPKVLGEATNTIFAGVASAAEGNEAGAGIDFVRLSKILASLVVIYGLSALFTYMQQRVTARVAQRTVFDLREAVDHKIQRLPLNYFDTHTHGDILSRTTTDIERISATIQQSMTQLITAVFTIIGIIVMMFSISWQMTLIALLVLPAALFLSSMVVRKSQKYYIGQQNKLGSVNSYVEEMYSGHNIIKLYNTEQRTENEFDEMNDALYEDARRSQFASSILMPITNLVGNVGYVGICVLGGIMTSNGTLTVGAIQAFIQYMQQFTQPIVQTSNIINLLQSTVAAAERVFELLDEEEQEPENKELKTLEDIKGEITFDHVRFGYTPDRILISDMNVHVSPGHKVAIVGPTGAGKTTLVNLLMRFYELNSGSIQVDGIDIRDISRKNLRQQFGMVLQETWLYSGTIRDNIRYGRPEATDEEVYEACRMANVDSFIRTLPGGYDMVINEEGSNISQGQKQLLTIARAFCARPQVLILDEATSSVDTRTEKLIQDAMDKLTQGRTSFMIAHRLSTIKDADIILVMKDGDIIEQGSHDELMAQNGFYTGLYNSQFA, from the coding sequence GTGAAAACGACGAATAAAAAGCAAGATGCTGCAAATAATAAGGCAAAAAATTTCGGCGGCACGGTAAAGCGCCTGCTCGGTTTTTTTGCACCGTATAAAAAACAATTGGTTGCCGTACTGGTTTTCGCCCTGTTGGGAACCTTGTTCCTGATCATTGGCCCCAAGGTGTTGGGCGAAGCGACCAATACGATCTTTGCCGGCGTGGCGAGCGCGGCAGAGGGCAATGAGGCGGGAGCGGGGATTGATTTTGTACGCCTATCCAAGATACTGGCTTCGCTTGTCGTCATCTATGGCCTTTCCGCGCTGTTCACATATATGCAGCAGCGCGTAACCGCACGGGTGGCGCAGCGTACGGTGTTTGACCTGCGCGAGGCGGTCGACCATAAGATCCAGCGCCTGCCGCTCAATTATTTCGATACGCATACGCATGGGGATATCCTGTCCCGTACGACGACGGATATCGAGCGGATCAGCGCGACGATCCAGCAGTCCATGACCCAGCTGATCACAGCGGTTTTCACGATCATCGGCATCATCGTCATGATGTTCTCCATCAGCTGGCAGATGACGCTGATCGCGTTGCTGGTTTTGCCTGCGGCCTTGTTCTTATCTTCAATGGTCGTCAGAAAATCGCAGAAATACTATATCGGACAGCAAAATAAGCTGGGCAGCGTCAACAGCTATGTGGAGGAGATGTATTCCGGCCATAACATCATCAAGCTGTACAATACGGAACAGCGCACGGAAAACGAGTTCGACGAGATGAACGATGCCCTTTACGAGGATGCGCGCCGTTCGCAGTTTGCTTCCAGTATCCTGATGCCCATCACGAACCTTGTGGGCAATGTCGGTTATGTAGGGATTTGCGTACTGGGCGGCATTATGACCTCAAACGGTACGCTTACCGTTGGTGCGATCCAGGCTTTCATCCAGTACATGCAGCAATTCACGCAGCCGATCGTGCAGACGTCGAATATCATCAACCTGCTGCAATCTACGGTTGCCGCCGCAGAGCGCGTATTTGAGCTGTTGGACGAGGAAGAACAAGAGCCGGAGAACAAAGAGCTGAAAACGCTTGAGGATATCAAGGGAGAGATCACCTTTGACCATGTGCGCTTTGGCTATACGCCGGACAGGATCCTTATTTCGGACATGAACGTGCATGTTTCCCCCGGGCATAAGGTGGCGATCGTAGGGCCGACGGGCGCGGGCAAAACGACGCTGGTTAACCTGCTGATGCGCTTTTATGAGCTCAACAGCGGCAGTATACAGGTGGACGGTATCGATATCCGCGATATCTCCCGTAAAAACCTGCGCCAGCAATTCGGCATGGTACTGCAGGAAACGTGGCTGTATTCCGGGACGATCCGTGATAATATCCGCTATGGGCGGCCGGAAGCAACGGACGAAGAGGTATATGAGGCCTGCCGCATGGCGAATGTGGATTCGTTTATCAGGACGCTGCCGGGCGGCTACGACATGGTCATTAACGAAGAAGGCAGCAATATCTCGCAGGGGCAAAAGCAGCTGCTGACAATCGCGCGTGCATTCTGTGCACGGCCGCAGGTGTTGATTTTGGACGAGGCGACGAGCTCGGTCGATACCCGGACGGAGAAGCTGATCCAGGACGCAATGGACAAGCTGACGCAGGGGCGTACGAGCTTCATGATCGCACACAGGCTTTCCACGATCAAGGATGCGGATATCATCCTCGTGATGAAGGACGGGGATATCATCGAGCAGGGGAGCCATGACGAGCTGATGGCGCAGAATGGATTTTATACGGGACTTTATAACAGCCAGTTTGCGTAA
- a CDS encoding ABC transporter ATP-binding protein produces the protein MLKLYKGLGKYAGQLLLLVLLLLGQVFALLMLPNMMSTIIDQGVIVGDMGYITTAGLIMLGISLGGSACAIGVGYFASKVGVGFCTDVRKKLFHKVGEFTMAEFDKVGTASLTTRTTNDIMQIQDFTIMLFRVIILAPIMCIGGVAMSMQKNAQLAWVIIACMPLIVVFLVLVMRKAFPIFKSVQSKLDQVNLVMRENITGVRVIRAFTAEGREEKRFEEANEVMTQTSIKSQTLLSTLMPILMLIVNLGTIAVVWFGGQQIAQGSLAVGDLMAFIQYLVLIMYALVMMSMIFAMMPRASVCADRINEVMDIEPDIVNSKNPRMPQEKTGVVEFKNVTFKYGDAEKPAIANISFCAQPGQTTAIIGATGSGKSSVIMLIPRLYDTTEGEVLVDGVNVRDYDVHELRRRIGYVPQKAVLFSGTIKENIAYEDEDMPEEKLEKAARIAQADTFIEQKKKKYDDPIAQGGSNVSGGQKQRLAIARALATDASIYVFDDSFSALDFKTDAALRKAIKENTQGATVIIVAQRINTIIDADNILVLDKGRIIGQGTHDELVKTCGVYAEIARTQMS, from the coding sequence TTGTTAAAGCTATATAAGGGCCTCGGTAAATATGCCGGCCAGCTTCTTTTGCTCGTGCTTTTGTTGTTGGGGCAGGTGTTTGCCCTTTTGATGCTGCCCAATATGATGTCCACTATCATCGATCAGGGGGTTATCGTAGGGGATATGGGCTATATCACCACGGCCGGCCTGATCATGCTGGGGATCTCTTTGGGAGGGTCTGCCTGTGCCATCGGCGTAGGCTATTTTGCATCCAAAGTCGGCGTAGGTTTTTGTACGGATGTGAGGAAAAAACTTTTCCATAAGGTCGGGGAATTCACAATGGCGGAATTCGACAAGGTCGGTACGGCGTCGCTTACGACCCGGACGACCAACGATATCATGCAGATACAGGATTTTACGATCATGCTGTTCCGCGTGATCATCCTGGCGCCCATCATGTGTATCGGCGGGGTCGCCATGTCCATGCAAAAGAACGCACAGCTTGCGTGGGTGATCATTGCCTGTATGCCGCTGATCGTGGTGTTCCTTGTGCTGGTTATGCGCAAAGCGTTCCCGATTTTTAAATCCGTGCAATCAAAGCTTGACCAGGTCAACCTTGTGATGCGCGAGAACATCACGGGTGTGCGCGTCATCCGCGCGTTTACCGCGGAAGGCAGGGAGGAAAAAAGGTTTGAGGAAGCCAACGAGGTCATGACGCAAACGTCCATCAAATCCCAGACGCTGCTTTCTACCCTGATGCCGATCTTGATGCTGATCGTCAATTTGGGGACGATCGCCGTCGTCTGGTTCGGCGGGCAGCAGATCGCGCAGGGTTCCCTTGCGGTAGGGGACTTGATGGCGTTTATCCAATACCTGGTACTGATCATGTATGCGCTCGTGATGATGTCCATGATTTTTGCCATGATGCCGCGTGCCAGCGTATGTGCAGACCGTATCAATGAAGTGATGGATATCGAGCCGGATATCGTGAACAGCAAGAATCCCCGGATGCCGCAGGAAAAGACGGGCGTCGTGGAATTCAAAAACGTTACCTTCAAATATGGCGATGCGGAAAAGCCGGCGATCGCCAATATATCCTTTTGCGCCCAGCCGGGGCAGACGACGGCGATCATCGGCGCGACGGGGAGCGGCAAGTCTTCCGTCATTATGCTGATCCCGCGCCTTTACGATACGACGGAGGGCGAAGTGCTGGTCGACGGCGTCAACGTGCGCGACTACGATGTGCATGAGCTGCGCAGGCGCATTGGCTATGTGCCGCAAAAAGCGGTGCTGTTCTCCGGTACGATCAAAGAAAACATTGCCTATGAAGATGAGGACATGCCGGAAGAGAAGTTGGAAAAGGCGGCGCGGATCGCGCAGGCGGATACTTTCATCGAGCAGAAGAAAAAAAAATACGACGACCCGATCGCCCAAGGCGGCTCCAACGTGTCCGGCGGCCAAAAGCAGCGCCTTGCCATTGCGCGCGCATTGGCAACGGACGCCAGTATTTATGTGTTCGACGACAGCTTTTCCGCGCTCGACTTCAAGACGGATGCAGCGCTTCGCAAAGCGATCAAGGAAAATACGCAAGGGGCCACGGTCATCATCGTGGCGCAGCGTATTAATACGATCATCGATGCGGACAACATCCTTGTGCTTGACAAGGGGCGGATCATCGGGCAGGGTACGCACGACGAACTGGTAAAGACATGCGGTGTCTATGCCGAGATCGCACGTACGCAGATGTCCTGA
- a CDS encoding glycerophosphodiester phosphodiesterase family protein, with the protein MGALIGIVIAAAALCCIYFFMTSTKASENAGWMKEYRYAHRGLHNERMPENSLEAFQNAIDHGYAIELDVHLSKDGHVMVFHDDTLARVTGESGKIEDYTLAELKRMRLAGTQCTIPTLREALALVDGRMPLLIETKNTGGAGQLEVSLYQIMREYRGKYALQSFSPFSMRWFKSNAPEVLRGQLSATFSYGAEEIPKWKRSMLKHLCTNFVCRPHFISYEMEGYCLPVVQRMRKNGLPLLIWTVRSEENKERILKNADAVIFENFNA; encoded by the coding sequence ATGGGAGCATTGATTGGGATCGTGATTGCAGCAGCTGCCTTGTGCTGTATCTATTTTTTTATGACTTCTACGAAAGCGTCGGAAAATGCCGGCTGGATGAAGGAATACCGCTATGCGCACCGCGGGCTGCACAATGAGCGGATGCCGGAGAATTCGTTGGAAGCTTTTCAAAACGCTATCGACCACGGCTATGCGATCGAGCTTGACGTGCACCTGTCAAAAGACGGGCATGTCATGGTTTTCCATGACGATACGCTTGCGCGCGTCACGGGGGAAAGCGGAAAAATTGAGGATTATACGCTCGCGGAATTGAAGCGAATGCGGCTTGCGGGCACGCAATGTACGATACCGACGCTTCGGGAAGCGCTAGCGCTTGTGGATGGCCGTATGCCCCTCCTGATTGAGACAAAAAACACAGGCGGCGCCGGGCAGTTGGAGGTCAGCCTGTATCAGATCATGCGGGAATACCGCGGGAAGTATGCGCTGCAGTCCTTTTCGCCTTTTTCGATGCGCTGGTTTAAGAGCAATGCGCCGGAGGTTTTGCGCGGACAGCTTTCGGCAACATTTTCCTATGGGGCGGAGGAGATCCCAAAATGGAAGCGCTCGATGCTGAAGCATTTGTGTACGAATTTTGTTTGCCGTCCGCATTTCATCAGCTATGAAATGGAGGGATATTGCCTTCCTGTCGTACAGCGGATGCGCAAAAACGGCTTGCCGCTTTTGATTTGGACGGTTCGCTCGGAGGAAAACAAGGAACGCATCCTCAAAAATGCGGATGCCGTGATCTTCGAGAATTTTAACGCGTGA
- a CDS encoding patatin-like phospholipase family protein: MAKTGLILEGGGMRGSYTAGVLDAFLSMGIQMEDIIGVSAGAANAISYVSGQYGRNLEIYNTCINRKYLSLWNFLTTGSFFGMKYVFYEVTRNIIPFDYGAFRHSRKKLTIVATNVADGKPFYRQLHDLNDEADMKYLCATAAIPMASTIVHVDGHKLMDGGASDSVPIAYSLSRGNRKNVIVLTRNAGFRHHKSKMGWYAYVRYPAHRAFAHTVVNRYQYYNESIRLAEWEEKNGNALIIRPTQPIIAGRMEKDPQKLSAQYQVGYQDAMAQKERLLAFLAGSENVSITKAQTSP, encoded by the coding sequence ATGGCAAAAACAGGTTTGATTTTGGAAGGCGGGGGCATGCGCGGCTCTTACACGGCGGGCGTTTTGGATGCTTTCTTATCGATGGGCATACAGATGGAGGACATCATAGGCGTTTCGGCAGGAGCGGCCAATGCGATCTCCTATGTTTCGGGCCAGTACGGCAGGAACCTTGAAATCTACAATACCTGCATCAATCGTAAATACTTGAGCCTCTGGAATTTTTTGACCACCGGTTCTTTTTTTGGCATGAAATATGTATTTTATGAAGTAACGCGCAATATCATCCCGTTTGATTATGGCGCGTTCCGACACTCACGTAAAAAACTGACGATCGTGGCGACCAATGTCGCGGACGGCAAGCCCTTTTACCGGCAGCTGCACGATTTAAACGACGAAGCCGATATGAAATACCTCTGCGCGACTGCGGCGATCCCCATGGCTTCCACCATCGTACATGTCGACGGGCATAAGCTGATGGACGGCGGCGCCAGCGATTCCGTACCGATCGCTTATTCCCTTAGCAGGGGCAACCGGAAAAACGTGATCGTCCTGACGCGCAACGCCGGGTTCCGGCACCACAAAAGTAAAATGGGCTGGTACGCCTATGTACGCTACCCCGCCCATCGTGCATTTGCCCATACTGTCGTCAACCGCTATCAGTACTACAATGAAAGCATCCGCCTCGCCGAATGGGAAGAAAAAAACGGCAACGCACTCATCATCCGTCCTACCCAGCCGATCATCGCCGGCCGGATGGAAAAGGATCCGCAAAAGCTTTCCGCACAATACCAGGTCGGTTATCAAGACGCCATGGCGCAAAAAGAACGCTTGCTTGCGTTTCTTGCAGGCAGCGAAAACGTTAGCATTACAAAAGCTCAAACCTCGCCGTAA
- a CDS encoding ABC transporter permease subunit: MSLRKKGLSGVKLLLAVFFIVAVLLPLIYMLTTMAGEDVGGLVTSEGFATALGHSVWVSLTSTLISVGLAVVLAWFIERSAIRCKGLFTILFTLPMLIPSISHGMGLVVLFGSNGVLTNLLHIDGNIYGFWGIVIGSVMYSFPVAFLMVSDMMRYEDSTPYEAASVLGISKVNQFSAITLPYMRKPMVSVIFAVFTLVITDYGVPLTVGGQFTTLPVMMYQDVVGLLNFGKGSVIGLILLVPAFIAFLIDLLDKNKASLSYVIKPFRILKNKIRDGIAYLSCSIVSLCILLPIAAFAVLTFVKKYPIDMSLTLDNITKTMEIGADRYLANSLIIAACVSVIGVAIAYITAYMTARVPSKSSKMLHLVSIITLAIPGLVLGLSYMIFFNGSFIYGTLAILILVNIMHFFASPYLMMYNTFGKLNQNLEAVGATLGVSRGRIIRDVLIPQSKATIAEMFAYFFVNSMMTISAVSFLSTFTTQPLSLMITLFEAQMMLESTAFVSLLILGVNLALKGGINLYKRNLRKKELA, encoded by the coding sequence ATGAGCCTGCGGAAAAAGGGCCTGTCGGGCGTAAAATTACTGTTGGCTGTGTTCTTTATTGTCGCTGTACTGCTGCCGCTCATTTATATGCTCACGACAATGGCGGGGGAAGACGTCGGCGGGCTGGTCACCTCCGAAGGGTTCGCGACGGCGCTGGGACATTCCGTGTGGGTGTCGCTGACGTCTACCTTGATTTCCGTGGGACTGGCAGTCGTGCTTGCATGGTTCATCGAACGTTCCGCCATACGGTGTAAGGGCCTTTTTACGATATTGTTCACGCTGCCCATGCTTATCCCGTCCATATCGCACGGCATGGGGCTGGTCGTGCTTTTCGGTTCTAACGGCGTACTGACAAACCTGCTGCACATCGATGGCAATATATACGGTTTCTGGGGTATCGTGATCGGCTCGGTGATGTATTCGTTCCCGGTGGCTTTCCTGATGGTGTCGGACATGATGCGCTATGAAGACAGTACGCCTTACGAAGCGGCTTCCGTGCTCGGGATATCCAAGGTCAACCAATTCAGCGCGATTACGCTGCCATATATGCGCAAGCCAATGGTATCCGTTATTTTTGCGGTGTTTACGTTGGTCATTACAGACTATGGCGTACCGCTCACGGTAGGCGGCCAATTCACAACGTTGCCGGTGATGATGTACCAGGACGTCGTCGGGCTCCTGAATTTCGGCAAGGGAAGTGTGATCGGCCTTATTCTGCTTGTTCCGGCGTTTATCGCCTTCCTGATCGACCTGCTGGATAAAAACAAGGCGAGCCTTTCCTATGTGATCAAACCTTTCCGCATCCTGAAAAACAAAATAAGGGATGGGATCGCTTACCTTTCGTGCAGTATCGTCAGCCTGTGCATCCTGCTGCCCATCGCGGCCTTTGCGGTGCTGACCTTTGTAAAAAAGTACCCGATCGATATGTCGCTCACGCTTGATAATATCACCAAAACAATGGAGATCGGCGCAGACAGGTATTTGGCAAATTCGCTGATCATCGCGGCATGCGTTTCCGTGATCGGTGTTGCGATCGCCTATATCACGGCTTATATGACGGCGCGTGTCCCTTCCAAATCGTCGAAAATGCTCCACCTGGTCTCTATTATCACACTGGCGATCCCGGGACTGGTACTGGGCCTTTCCTATATGATATTTTTCAACGGCTCGTTTATCTATGGCACGCTCGCGATCTTGATACTGGTCAACATCATGCACTTTTTTGCTTCACCCTACCTGATGATGTACAATACGTTCGGCAAGCTGAACCAGAACCTGGAAGCGGTCGGGGCAACGCTGGGCGTTAGCCGGGGGCGCATCATCCGGGACGTGCTGATCCCGCAGTCAAAAGCGACGATCGCAGAGATGTTCGCATACTTTTTTGTCAATTCGATGATGACGATCTCCGCGGTGTCATTCCTCTCGACGTTTACCACGCAACCGTTGTCATTGATGATCACGCTTTTTGAGGCGCAGATGATGCTGGAGAGCACGGCGTTCGTTTCGCTGCTGATCTTGGGCGTCAACCTTGCGCTCAAGGGTGGGATCAACCTATATAAGAGAAATTTGAGGAAAAAGGAACTGGCATGA
- a CDS encoding formate--tetrahydrofolate ligase, producing MNNDLKIANSITAEPIDRIAETLGIDEEYLIHYGKSIAKVSLEALEKMQEAPSGKLILVTAISPTPAGEGKTTVSIGLADGLSRNGKKACLALREPSLGPIFGIKGGATGGGYAQAIPMEDINLHFTGDISAVTTANNLLCAMIDNHIYHGNELRLDVNNIVFKRCMDMNDRALRNIVCGLGQRSDGVPREDGFNITAASEVMAILCMATDLADLKKRLGNITIGYNLDGEAVFAKDLKAGGAMAVVLKEALKPNLVQTLEHTPVFMHGGPFANIAHGCNSILATRMALAFSDYTVTEAGFGADLGAEKFLDIKCRNADIWPDAVVLVVTARAMKYHGGVKKDLVSEENVDALKRGLVNLDRHVHNLTDIYGLPVVIAINRFTSDTEAEIEALVQHAGHLGIPASVCDVWAKGGEGAIELAQLVEEAIPVHSSPSHPYDYAQSIEEKIRGIATKIYGAEGVDFTRKALQKLHMFEQQGYGNLPVCIAKTQYSFSDDASKLGAPECFRLEVRDVRLNSGAGFIVAMCGNIMRMPGLPKQPAAISIDIDENGETLGLF from the coding sequence ATGAACAACGACTTAAAAATAGCAAATTCCATTACCGCCGAGCCAATCGACCGCATAGCGGAGACGCTGGGCATTGACGAAGAATACCTGATCCACTACGGAAAAAGCATTGCCAAAGTTTCCCTGGAAGCGCTTGAAAAAATGCAGGAAGCTCCATCCGGCAAACTTATCCTGGTCACCGCGATCAGCCCTACCCCTGCCGGCGAAGGCAAAACGACCGTATCCATCGGTCTTGCCGACGGTCTTTCCAGAAATGGGAAAAAAGCTTGCCTTGCCCTGCGCGAGCCTTCCTTAGGGCCGATCTTCGGCATCAAGGGCGGCGCGACGGGCGGCGGATATGCACAGGCGATCCCCATGGAGGATATCAACCTGCATTTCACAGGCGATATCTCTGCCGTGACGACTGCAAACAACCTGTTGTGCGCCATGATCGATAACCACATTTACCATGGGAACGAGCTGCGTCTCGACGTCAATAATATCGTGTTCAAACGCTGTATGGACATGAACGACCGCGCCCTGCGCAACATCGTATGCGGGCTCGGGCAGCGCAGCGACGGCGTACCGCGTGAAGATGGATTCAATATCACCGCGGCTTCAGAGGTCATGGCCATTTTATGTATGGCGACCGACCTGGCCGACCTGAAAAAACGCCTGGGCAATATCACCATCGGCTACAACCTGGACGGCGAGGCCGTTTTTGCCAAAGACCTGAAGGCGGGCGGCGCCATGGCTGTTGTTTTAAAGGAAGCGCTCAAGCCGAACCTGGTACAAACGCTCGAGCATACCCCCGTCTTTATGCACGGCGGCCCCTTTGCCAACATTGCCCACGGCTGCAACAGTATCCTTGCAACCAGGATGGCCCTTGCCTTTTCAGACTACACGGTCACGGAAGCGGGCTTCGGCGCAGACCTTGGCGCGGAAAAATTTTTGGACATCAAATGCCGCAATGCGGATATCTGGCCGGACGCCGTTGTCCTTGTCGTCACGGCGCGCGCAATGAAATACCACGGCGGCGTCAAAAAGGATCTGGTGTCGGAAGAAAATGTGGATGCCCTGAAGCGCGGCCTTGTGAACCTCGACCGCCATGTTCACAATTTAACGGATATCTACGGGCTCCCGGTAGTGATCGCCATCAACCGTTTCACCTCTGATACGGAAGCGGAGATCGAGGCGCTCGTGCAGCACGCCGGCCATCTCGGCATTCCGGCATCGGTGTGCGACGTATGGGCCAAGGGCGGGGAAGGCGCGATCGAGCTGGCGCAATTGGTCGAGGAGGCGATCCCCGTACATTCCTCTCCCAGCCATCCATACGACTATGCGCAGTCCATTGAAGAAAAAATCCGCGGCATCGCGACAAAGATCTATGGCGCCGAAGGCGTTGATTTTACACGAAAGGCCTTACAAAAACTGCATATGTTTGAGCAACAGGGCTATGGCAACCTCCCTGTGTGCATTGCAAAGACACAGTATTCTTTTTCCGACGATGCCTCCAAACTGGGAGCGCCGGAATGTTTCCGCCTCGAAGTGCGTGACGTTCGCCTCAATTCAGGCGCGGGCTTTATCGTAGCCATGTGCGGGAACATCATGCGTATGCCCGGCCTGCCCAAACAGCCGGCGGCCATCAGCATCGATATCGACGAAAACGGCGAAACGCTCGGGCTGTTTTAA
- a CDS encoding MurR/RpiR family transcriptional regulator, with the protein MTEDFYQFTSSRLDSLSNTERQIFNYVVKNMHKVKKMSIRELATACFVSTTTLFRFVKKLGFSGYAEFTAMIQLTEMSSREITIPNVMHKENYQEEYLKNVIEAVKVISNDKIEKFNRIMDRYPKVYILGCGLSEDVARYIRRILMVLGYDVETPVEDYEIASIVKRIKREDVLLVLSYSGNNKILARYIEQIVTVATPTIISITRADNNIIQNMSDLNFYIFADDVSYDDLDITSRCGMIAVIETLMYKRITEQK; encoded by the coding sequence ATGACGGAAGATTTTTACCAATTTACAAGTTCACGCCTTGACAGTCTCTCCAACACGGAGCGTCAGATTTTTAACTATGTCGTCAAAAACATGCACAAGGTCAAGAAAATGAGCATCCGTGAGTTGGCGACAGCCTGCTTTGTGTCGACTACCACCCTGTTCCGCTTTGTAAAAAAGCTCGGCTTCTCCGGATACGCGGAGTTTACGGCGATGATACAGCTGACGGAAATGTCCTCGCGTGAGATCACGATCCCCAATGTGATGCACAAGGAGAACTACCAGGAAGAATACCTGAAAAATGTGATCGAAGCCGTAAAGGTGATCAGCAACGACAAAATCGAAAAGTTCAACCGGATCATGGATCGTTATCCCAAGGTATATATTTTAGGGTGTGGGCTTTCCGAAGATGTGGCGCGCTACATCCGCCGTATCCTGATGGTGCTCGGCTACGACGTGGAAACGCCGGTGGAGGATTATGAGATCGCATCCATCGTCAAGCGCATCAAAAGGGAGGATGTGTTGCTGGTGCTTTCTTATTCGGGCAACAACAAAATCCTGGCGCGCTACATCGAGCAGATCGTAACGGTGGCGACGCCGACAATCATTTCCATCACGCGTGCGGACAACAATATCATCCAGAACATGAGCGATTTGAATTTTTATATCTTTGCGGACGACGTTTCGTATGACGACCTTGACATCACGTCGCGCTGCGGCATGATCGCGGTCATCGAAACACTGATGTACAAGCGGATCACCGAACAAAAATAA